One Mycolicibacterium goodii genomic region harbors:
- a CDS encoding flavodoxin family protein: protein MATVAIVAHSRAGNTWRLAEAVLYGTSIADANAHLIRIDEEGAIDEADWDMLALADGIIFGCPTHMGGPSWQFKRFADSTIRVWRPTLWRDKFAGGFTNSTGMSGDKFATLTYFWTLAMQQGMVWIGSGMKPAFAYDKAAPRESVNYIGGYGGAMATNPFGDPQKMSPADVATAAAFGQRFATFVAAGRTPNTPYVDLTRPRVSKPSAS from the coding sequence GTGGCAACGGTAGCCATCGTGGCGCATTCGCGGGCGGGGAACACCTGGCGTCTGGCCGAGGCGGTGTTGTACGGCACGAGCATCGCCGACGCGAATGCGCATCTGATCCGCATCGACGAGGAGGGAGCGATCGACGAGGCGGACTGGGACATGTTGGCCCTCGCCGACGGCATAATTTTCGGCTGTCCCACCCACATGGGTGGTCCGTCTTGGCAATTCAAACGATTCGCCGACTCGACGATTCGCGTGTGGAGGCCCACCCTGTGGCGCGACAAGTTCGCGGGCGGGTTCACCAACTCAACCGGGATGAGCGGCGACAAGTTCGCCACCCTCACCTACTTCTGGACGTTGGCGATGCAACAGGGCATGGTGTGGATCGGCTCAGGCATGAAACCGGCCTTTGCCTACGACAAGGCCGCGCCCCGCGAAAGCGTCAACTACATCGGTGGTTACGGCGGGGCGATGGCCACCAACCCGTTCGGTGATCCCCAGAAGATGTCACCTGCAGATGTAGCCACCGCAGCGGCCTTTGGGCAGCGCTTCGCCACGTTTGTGGCCGCCGGAAGAACCCCCAACACCCCATACGTCGATCTGACCAGACCCAGAGTCAGCAAACCATCTGCGAGTTAG
- a CDS encoding tryptophanase: MGWLLVIAADACLKGDERTMTFVELGCGEPHLAIERVLGAVMSSRTALPVAILDRLTHWLDSYTGSPEEPRLRAMLGEIRAHQAQPVPLRGHQAAQYGAVSARCCRSWAR, encoded by the coding sequence ATGGGATGGCTGCTGGTGATCGCAGCAGATGCGTGCCTGAAAGGTGATGAACGCACCATGACGTTCGTCGAATTGGGCTGCGGAGAACCGCATCTCGCAATCGAGCGGGTGCTCGGCGCGGTCATGTCCAGCCGTACGGCGTTGCCGGTGGCGATACTCGACCGGCTGACGCACTGGCTCGACAGCTACACCGGCAGCCCAGAGGAGCCGCGACTGCGCGCCATGCTTGGTGAAATTCGCGCACACCAGGCTCAGCCGGTTCCGTTGCGCGGTCACCAGGCGGCGCAGTACGGCGCTGTGTCAGCGCGGTGTTGTCGATCCTGGGCGCGATGA
- a CDS encoding LLM class F420-dependent oxidoreductase — translation MPTGVVLFPNPQAVNRVDDVVSQATRAYDLGVRQVWLGQQHDHDAIALAGLVGAAVPGLGVGTAVVPINPRHPLIVASLAQTAQAASHGNFSLGLGLGAHAPEQRAFGTAWSNNITRLREHLTVLRSIFDTGAVDFSGDEISAHPGWPVSVCGGTPVSVYVAAMGPKALQITGELADGTLPYLAGPRTIAEFIEPAIAKSAVDAGRQKPRIIAQVPTVVSTHVDAAKSFIAEQLRFYEAIPSYKKVIAREKVSDVVDLAAVGSADAVRRKLQSYLDAGATEVVLSGLTWADAGAAEELWALAASL, via the coding sequence TTGCCGACCGGAGTCGTATTGTTCCCCAACCCACAAGCGGTCAATCGGGTCGATGACGTGGTGTCTCAGGCTACTCGTGCCTACGACCTCGGCGTCCGCCAGGTCTGGCTCGGTCAGCAACACGATCACGACGCGATCGCTCTCGCCGGTTTGGTCGGCGCGGCCGTACCGGGGCTCGGCGTTGGCACGGCGGTGGTGCCGATCAATCCACGTCACCCGCTGATTGTCGCGTCACTGGCGCAGACGGCGCAGGCCGCTTCGCACGGGAACTTCAGCCTTGGCCTCGGTCTTGGAGCTCACGCCCCAGAACAGCGGGCCTTCGGGACAGCGTGGTCCAACAACATCACACGCCTGCGCGAACACCTGACAGTTCTGAGATCGATCTTCGATACCGGAGCGGTGGACTTCAGCGGTGACGAGATCAGTGCACATCCCGGATGGCCGGTGTCGGTCTGCGGGGGTACGCCGGTCTCGGTGTACGTGGCCGCCATGGGCCCAAAGGCGTTGCAGATCACCGGTGAACTGGCTGACGGTACACTGCCGTACCTCGCCGGTCCGCGAACCATCGCCGAGTTCATCGAACCGGCGATCGCAAAGTCGGCAGTCGACGCCGGACGACAGAAACCGAGAATCATTGCGCAGGTCCCCACAGTGGTGTCAACACACGTCGACGCGGCGAAGAGCTTCATAGCCGAGCAGTTGAGGTTCTATGAGGCGATCCCATCGTACAAGAAAGTGATTGCGCGAGAGAAGGTTTCCGACGTAGTAGACCTTGCTGCGGTGGGTTCGGCGGACGCGGTAAGGCGTAAGCTTCAAAGCTATCTGGATGCGGGAGCCACTGAGGTCGTACTGAGCGGGCTGACGTGGGCGGACGCCGGCGCAGCCGAGGAACTCTGGGCCCTCGCCGCGTCACTGTGA
- a CDS encoding DUF421 domain-containing protein, which produces MNRIAHVLIGDLPTVVDVAMKTSALFFTAVVLFRITERRVLAEFAPFDWIAAVAAGAIVGRAATATDTTWLQATTAMLCLLAAHTVLSRLRLVPALCRFIDPPLMVLINDGEVNRRNLRRCGLTAADLEAVLREHGHPDADGVHLAILEAKGAISVLGDDVTWRPSSLRSVEGDPRAEKSRDASRNRLHHNLDEEH; this is translated from the coding sequence GTGAACCGCATCGCGCATGTCCTCATCGGCGATCTACCCACCGTCGTCGACGTAGCGATGAAAACCTCGGCGTTGTTCTTCACAGCTGTGGTCCTGTTCCGCATCACCGAACGGCGAGTCCTCGCGGAATTCGCACCATTTGACTGGATCGCCGCCGTGGCCGCAGGCGCTATCGTCGGTCGTGCGGCGACGGCCACCGACACCACGTGGCTGCAAGCGACGACCGCGATGCTGTGCCTTCTGGCCGCCCACACTGTTCTCTCGCGATTGCGTCTGGTTCCCGCGCTGTGCCGGTTCATCGATCCGCCGTTGATGGTCCTGATCAACGACGGCGAAGTGAACCGACGGAACTTGCGCCGCTGCGGCTTGACCGCGGCGGACTTGGAGGCCGTGCTGCGCGAACACGGTCACCCAGATGCCGACGGCGTTCATCTGGCCATCCTCGAAGCGAAGGGCGCCATCTCCGTTCTGGGTGACGACGTGACATGGCGCCCTTCGAGTCTGAGATCCGTGGAAGGTGATCCCCGAGCCGAGAAGTCACGGGATGCGAGCCGAAACCGTCTTCATCACAACCTTGACGAGGAGCACTGA
- a CDS encoding LuxR C-terminal-related transcriptional regulator, which translates to MIVAGSTKVTGQQCYTPPLFELDADAPGGAGEPAVLLAAKSAPPAIRAQVIERSALIDILSAEPSRKLTLLSAPAGWGKTTLLAQWASEADDRRRRGWLSLDASDNDPTRFWACAITALGKASPGVAPRALELVRMGADPRRAVLPTLLDELAAIDHHIALILDDYHLVEDRTVHEQVGFVIEQMPPTFRLVIATRSDPALPLARLRARGELLELRAEELRFHAGEAADLLDGVLDFKLTDAQVQLLFNRTEGWAAGLYLAGLSLAGRTDAAEFIQDFAGDNRHIVDYLIAEVLDGQPAHIRSFLLRTSFLDRLNGALCDSVLATSGSASVLETIERDNLFLLPLDVSRRWYRYHQLFADLLRTELRCSEPDLVPILHQRASAWFAGEGLTDEAIHHLVAAGDIPGAAGLISRSWATAFNLGRLSTVSGWLGVLPPELVASNPRLSLARAWVALDSGHLDDAGGWIDAVQAERAVVDTGVDNIAEKLVVLRAVHRFRSGDLPSALDTARRATGLDLGNAPVGRPIAFCVYGAALYFSGDTCDAQQAFRTAASLAERVGNLPAHRYALGYLAMISARQGELDAAEELIRQANGSSRDLADGEHFADMMVSLTMAIILDLRRDSAAAAEAADMAVGLARRGAGILEVANALLTRAEILGHLGEHCECRACRNEAAMLLRHCTDPGIVARPLTAAHRGTGIGLGARSRKDPIVEELTAKEHEVLALLGTRLSRREIGERLYVSLNTVKTHQRALYRKLGVENRSAAVTRARELGLH; encoded by the coding sequence ATGATCGTCGCGGGCAGCACCAAGGTCACCGGTCAACAGTGCTACACACCGCCCCTCTTCGAGCTCGACGCCGATGCACCCGGGGGAGCCGGCGAGCCTGCAGTGCTGCTCGCCGCCAAGTCGGCCCCACCGGCCATCCGAGCTCAGGTCATCGAAAGGTCGGCTTTGATCGACATCCTTTCGGCGGAACCCTCTCGGAAGCTCACATTGCTGAGCGCACCGGCGGGCTGGGGAAAGACGACGCTGCTCGCGCAATGGGCAAGTGAGGCAGACGATCGCCGTCGACGCGGGTGGTTGTCCCTGGACGCTTCCGACAATGATCCGACGCGGTTTTGGGCCTGTGCGATCACAGCACTGGGCAAGGCCAGCCCGGGGGTGGCCCCGCGTGCGCTCGAGCTCGTCCGCATGGGCGCCGACCCGCGGCGCGCGGTCCTGCCCACCCTGCTTGACGAGTTGGCCGCCATCGACCACCACATCGCGTTGATCCTCGATGACTATCACCTTGTTGAAGATCGCACCGTTCACGAGCAGGTGGGTTTTGTCATCGAACAGATGCCGCCGACTTTCCGGCTCGTCATCGCAACCCGCTCGGATCCCGCGCTGCCCTTGGCGCGACTGCGGGCTCGCGGCGAGTTGCTGGAGCTGCGCGCCGAGGAGCTGCGCTTCCATGCCGGCGAAGCTGCCGATCTGCTTGACGGTGTGCTCGATTTCAAGCTGACCGACGCGCAGGTACAACTGCTGTTCAACCGCACGGAGGGGTGGGCGGCCGGCCTGTACCTCGCCGGGCTGTCGTTGGCAGGTCGCACCGATGCCGCAGAGTTCATCCAGGACTTCGCCGGCGACAACCGGCACATCGTCGACTATCTGATCGCGGAAGTCCTCGACGGCCAGCCGGCGCACATCCGGAGCTTTCTCCTCCGAACCTCTTTCCTGGACAGATTGAACGGGGCGCTGTGCGACTCGGTGCTGGCAACGAGCGGCTCGGCGTCGGTGTTGGAAACCATCGAGAGGGACAACCTGTTCTTGTTGCCCTTGGATGTCTCCCGGCGCTGGTATCGGTACCATCAGCTTTTCGCAGACCTGCTGCGTACCGAATTGCGCTGCAGCGAACCAGATTTGGTTCCGATTCTGCATCAAAGGGCCTCGGCTTGGTTTGCCGGTGAGGGCCTGACCGACGAGGCCATCCACCATCTGGTGGCCGCCGGTGACATACCGGGCGCGGCAGGGCTGATCTCCCGCAGCTGGGCTACCGCGTTCAACCTGGGTCGGTTGTCGACCGTCTCGGGCTGGCTGGGTGTGCTGCCACCCGAGCTCGTGGCCAGTAACCCTCGGTTGAGCTTGGCCCGCGCGTGGGTGGCTCTGGACTCGGGCCATCTCGACGACGCAGGCGGATGGATCGATGCTGTGCAAGCAGAGCGCGCGGTTGTCGACACAGGCGTTGACAACATCGCCGAAAAGCTCGTCGTGCTGCGGGCGGTGCACCGGTTCAGGTCCGGTGACCTTCCTTCGGCCCTCGATACGGCCAGGCGTGCGACCGGTCTGGACCTCGGCAACGCTCCGGTAGGTAGGCCCATCGCCTTCTGCGTCTACGGTGCTGCGCTGTACTTCTCCGGCGACACCTGCGACGCGCAACAGGCCTTCCGTACCGCCGCGTCGCTCGCGGAGCGAGTTGGCAATCTTCCCGCGCACCGTTACGCATTGGGCTACCTGGCGATGATCTCGGCCCGCCAAGGCGAGCTCGATGCCGCCGAAGAGTTGATCCGTCAGGCGAACGGCAGCAGCAGAGACCTGGCCGACGGAGAGCATTTCGCGGACATGATGGTCTCTCTGACCATGGCCATCATCCTCGACCTGCGCCGTGACTCGGCCGCTGCGGCTGAGGCCGCCGACATGGCAGTCGGGTTGGCTCGTCGGGGCGCGGGAATCCTCGAGGTGGCCAACGCGCTGCTGACGCGGGCGGAGATTCTGGGGCACCTCGGCGAACATTGCGAATGCCGGGCCTGCCGCAACGAGGCGGCCATGCTGCTGCGGCACTGCACTGATCCGGGCATCGTCGCGAGACCGCTCACCGCGGCACACCGCGGTACGGGCATCGGGTTGGGCGCCCGTAGTCGGAAAGACCCGATCGTAGAGGAGCTCACCGCCAAAGAACACGAGGTCCTGGCGCTGCTCGGCACCAGGTTGTCGCGCCGTGAGATCGGTGAACGGCTCTATGTCTCACTGAACACTGTGAAGACCCACCAACGAGCTCTGTACCGCAAACTGGGTGTTGAGAACCGCAGCGCGGCGGTCACCCGAGCACGCGAGCTCGGCCTGCACTGA
- a CDS encoding TetR/AcrR family transcriptional regulator has product MSGGERPTRRRTTARGEATRARMISSAADLMYVRGVNAVTLDDVRAATGTSKSQLYKHFPDGKPELVRAVVALRAEQILTREEQRLARLKSMSGLRRWRDALVQGAALQGGAYGCALGSLVIELSDQDEQARASLSAHFATWERLLAAGFRRMQDNGTLRATADPDALATGLMAALQGGYLLAQANHDVAPMATALDMALAHIESLTISPTKTTRSHKTARTSRRANTTRPSDTPAKR; this is encoded by the coding sequence GTGAGCGGCGGTGAGCGTCCGACGCGGCGGCGAACGACCGCACGCGGGGAAGCGACTCGTGCCCGGATGATCTCATCGGCCGCGGACCTGATGTATGTCCGCGGCGTCAATGCCGTCACTCTCGACGATGTGCGGGCCGCGACCGGAACCAGCAAGTCCCAGCTCTACAAACATTTCCCAGACGGTAAGCCCGAGTTGGTGCGCGCAGTCGTGGCGTTGCGGGCCGAACAGATCCTGACGCGCGAAGAGCAGCGCTTGGCGCGACTGAAGTCCATGAGCGGTCTGCGGCGCTGGCGTGACGCCCTGGTCCAGGGTGCAGCCCTGCAGGGGGGCGCCTACGGTTGTGCGCTGGGCAGCCTGGTAATCGAGCTTTCTGACCAAGATGAACAGGCACGCGCTTCACTCTCGGCACATTTCGCGACCTGGGAAAGGCTGCTGGCGGCTGGGTTTCGGCGGATGCAAGACAACGGGACCCTTCGCGCCACGGCCGACCCCGACGCGCTGGCCACCGGGCTGATGGCCGCGTTGCAAGGTGGCTACCTGCTCGCGCAGGCCAACCACGACGTCGCCCCAATGGCCACCGCTCTCGACATGGCGTTGGCCCATATCGAAAGCCTGACCATCAGCCCCACGAAAACCACCAGGTCACACAAAACGGCCAGGACCTCACGCCGTGCGAATACCACCCGGCCGAGCGACACGCCCGCCAAACGCTGA
- a CDS encoding PLP-dependent aminotransferase family protein — translation MHSERGSPSAAGLDLHLDRPRGRIREGVMEAIRDAIRSGRLVPGLQLPSSRALASDLGVARNTVASAYAELIAEGWLTSRHGSRTLVAQRTPEVVRSASPPPYRRPLRRLDHDFRPGRPDLASFPRTEWSRAVKRALNAAPFEAFGYSDPQGRLELRNALAHYLARARGVRAQPHNIVVCSGVAEGLSLLARALAEGGVAAIAVEAFGLHTQWESLAKAGLHCPPLEVDSHGADVVALHDLAEVGGVLLTPSHQFPTGVSLHPDRRAAAFDWARRTGGVIIEDDYDGEFRYDRRPVGALHGVDPEHVIYMGTASKSLAPGLRLGWMVLPNRLVGAVVRQIGEYGETSGFVDQLTMAEFIVSGSYDRHIRTMRAQYRRRRQQLVAAVAESSPATTVAGTPAGLQVLLELAEDDASVLRRQQAWRRLGVEGLDRYRHPESVSRRNGLVVGFAAPAPSAWSAALDALIQLLP, via the coding sequence ATGCACTCAGAGAGGGGGTCACCTTCGGCCGCCGGGCTGGATCTGCACCTGGATCGCCCCCGCGGAAGGATCCGTGAGGGCGTGATGGAGGCGATTCGCGACGCGATTCGTTCAGGACGATTGGTGCCGGGCCTCCAATTGCCCTCGAGCCGGGCGCTCGCCTCCGATCTCGGTGTCGCGAGGAACACCGTTGCCAGCGCGTATGCGGAGCTCATCGCCGAGGGCTGGTTGACGTCAAGACACGGCTCGCGCACATTGGTTGCGCAACGCACGCCCGAAGTCGTCCGGTCTGCCTCTCCACCTCCGTACCGACGACCGCTGCGCCGGCTGGACCACGACTTCCGACCGGGACGTCCGGACCTGGCGTCATTTCCGCGGACAGAGTGGAGTCGTGCCGTGAAGCGCGCGTTGAACGCCGCACCGTTCGAGGCGTTCGGATACTCCGATCCACAGGGGCGGCTGGAGCTTCGCAACGCCCTCGCCCATTATCTCGCTCGTGCTCGGGGAGTGCGCGCCCAACCACACAACATCGTCGTCTGTAGCGGCGTCGCCGAAGGATTGAGCCTGTTGGCTCGTGCGCTGGCGGAAGGCGGAGTCGCGGCCATCGCGGTAGAGGCGTTCGGCCTTCACACACAGTGGGAGTCACTTGCCAAGGCGGGATTGCATTGCCCTCCGTTGGAAGTGGACTCGCACGGTGCTGACGTCGTGGCGCTTCATGACCTGGCAGAGGTCGGCGGTGTGCTGCTCACGCCGTCGCACCAGTTTCCCACTGGCGTCTCTTTGCATCCCGACCGCCGAGCGGCAGCGTTCGATTGGGCACGACGAACCGGTGGGGTGATCATCGAAGATGACTACGACGGCGAATTCCGATATGACCGTCGCCCTGTCGGCGCACTACACGGTGTCGATCCCGAGCACGTCATCTATATGGGCACTGCGAGCAAGTCTCTCGCGCCGGGCCTTCGCCTCGGTTGGATGGTGTTGCCGAATCGGCTTGTCGGAGCGGTCGTGCGGCAGATAGGTGAATACGGCGAGACGTCTGGGTTCGTGGACCAGTTGACGATGGCCGAGTTCATCGTTTCGGGTTCCTATGACAGACACATTCGCACCATGCGCGCTCAGTACCGGCGCCGCCGCCAGCAGCTGGTCGCCGCCGTCGCCGAGTCATCACCGGCGACTACGGTCGCGGGTACGCCTGCAGGCCTGCAGGTGTTGCTTGAGCTTGCCGAGGATGATGCGAGCGTGCTGCGCCGGCAACAGGCTTGGCGACGGCTCGGCGTCGAGGGTCTTGATCGGTATCGCCATCCTGAAAGCGTCAGCAGGCGGAACGGCTTGGTGGTAGGTTTCGCAGCGCCCGCTCCGAGCGCATGGTCAGCAGCGTTGGATGCCCTGATCCAACTGCTGCCCTGA
- a CDS encoding helix-turn-helix transcriptional regulator produces the protein MIGALVTAVAQGRGGAVVIEGPPGIGKSRLLTEVFTLAGEAGVRTLFGEAFEYQQAVPFFSLFMATLHADPPVGDAEALRRMGASADLRYWVVHDLADAIYAAAAETPLAIVLEDIHWADNATLLALRSLVRARPDAAVLWVLTVRTGAGGPAVQETLSVLQRTHATFLRLAAMSPDAVADMVCDAVRARADVSLLDLAGKAHGNPFLVSELVGGLSEEGRLTVDRGRAVAAGSALPRRLGVGMQHRLDLLSEAASEVVRVAAVLPDRFSAGLLAAMLGRQPVSLLSALEEAVRADLLVEDGEELKFRHDLLREATRQSLPQSLRRAMERQSASVMLAMGAAPAEVATQLARSAAPGDREAIDALRRAAQSVGRGDASAAADLSKRALELLTTRDLDYGSLAAETVEWLNRASRYGEAEELAVVALAESASPEVEAEIRLRLPTHTMHSTQRRVAESRRALQLSGISEVTRARHLAWLAYNLVLQDDGGQPRAAADEAAAAAAATGDREAIIMAEVTQALLDAGEGYTARALGRLDGLRSIAYTNETALAHAYAGMFHTHLLAVVGRLDDATARVAEGVGQAGREGNALALATWAVISGMVHLAAGRLTAARDAAESLPPPPPTGATEQDVHRMLILAEVAAHTDDRNLLQQMANEARDAHSIGSAGQRRASAYVLTRAAWYRDDVHEAARWLGDVSLLGTPLLPHALVRLILGARVASAAGDAGLRARVLQAAELLERERPAVPLLAAVARYARGILEHDADGLAAAAEVLRSSSRPLLYAGVAEDAGDELSRAKRNAEAREQLNAAFDTYVECEAIGDARRVGRALRRLGVERRVVMRPRARAGWDSLTDSELTVVRLIAEGATNRSVAQQLHLSPNTVKTHLHNAFAKLNITSRAQLTQLMRRSDNTTENRDR, from the coding sequence GTGATCGGCGCGCTGGTCACTGCGGTCGCCCAGGGGCGCGGGGGAGCGGTGGTCATCGAAGGCCCGCCCGGTATTGGCAAAAGTCGATTGCTGACCGAGGTGTTCACACTGGCAGGTGAGGCCGGTGTTCGGACACTGTTCGGCGAGGCGTTCGAGTATCAGCAGGCAGTGCCGTTTTTCTCGCTGTTCATGGCAACTCTGCACGCCGACCCCCCGGTGGGCGACGCCGAGGCGTTGCGACGGATGGGCGCCTCGGCCGATCTGCGCTACTGGGTCGTGCACGATCTGGCTGACGCGATCTATGCGGCGGCCGCGGAAACCCCACTGGCGATTGTGTTGGAGGACATCCATTGGGCCGACAACGCCACTTTGCTGGCGTTGCGGTCGCTCGTCAGGGCGCGTCCGGACGCGGCGGTGCTGTGGGTGTTGACCGTCCGTACGGGCGCCGGCGGGCCGGCAGTGCAGGAGACCTTGTCGGTGCTGCAGCGCACACACGCCACATTCCTGCGCTTGGCGGCCATGTCGCCCGACGCGGTCGCCGACATGGTCTGCGACGCGGTGCGCGCAAGGGCGGATGTATCGCTGTTGGATCTGGCGGGCAAGGCGCACGGCAATCCGTTTTTGGTCAGTGAGCTCGTCGGGGGCCTCAGCGAGGAGGGCCGGCTCACCGTCGACAGGGGCCGTGCGGTGGCCGCCGGATCTGCGCTGCCCCGCCGTCTGGGCGTCGGCATGCAACATCGACTGGACCTGCTGTCCGAAGCGGCGTCGGAGGTGGTGCGTGTTGCCGCGGTGCTGCCGGACCGGTTCTCGGCCGGTCTGCTGGCCGCGATGCTGGGCCGCCAGCCGGTTTCGTTGCTGTCGGCGCTGGAGGAGGCGGTGCGCGCGGATCTTCTCGTCGAGGACGGCGAAGAGCTGAAGTTTCGGCATGACTTGCTGCGCGAGGCCACCCGGCAGTCATTGCCGCAGTCGTTGCGGCGCGCCATGGAACGCCAGTCGGCGTCGGTCATGCTGGCGATGGGCGCCGCGCCGGCCGAGGTGGCAACCCAGCTGGCACGCAGCGCCGCACCCGGAGACCGGGAGGCGATCGACGCACTCCGCCGAGCCGCGCAATCGGTGGGCCGCGGCGATGCGAGTGCTGCCGCGGATCTGAGCAAGCGAGCATTGGAACTTCTGACAACCCGCGACCTCGACTACGGGTCGCTGGCCGCTGAAACGGTGGAGTGGCTCAACCGTGCCAGCCGTTACGGCGAGGCCGAGGAATTGGCCGTGGTGGCGCTTGCGGAGTCGGCTTCTCCCGAAGTCGAGGCCGAGATCCGCCTCCGGCTGCCCACCCACACCATGCACAGCACCCAGCGGCGGGTGGCGGAGAGCCGTCGAGCGCTTCAGTTGAGCGGCATCAGCGAGGTCACCCGCGCACGACATCTGGCATGGCTGGCCTACAACCTCGTGTTGCAGGACGACGGCGGACAACCGCGCGCAGCAGCCGACGAAGCTGCCGCCGCCGCGGCAGCCACCGGTGATCGCGAGGCGATCATCATGGCGGAGGTCACGCAAGCTTTGCTCGATGCGGGTGAGGGGTACACGGCCCGCGCGCTCGGCCGCCTCGACGGGCTTCGCTCGATCGCCTACACGAATGAGACGGCGTTGGCGCACGCTTATGCCGGGATGTTCCACACGCATCTGCTGGCGGTAGTCGGTCGACTGGACGACGCGACTGCCCGCGTGGCCGAAGGCGTCGGGCAAGCCGGCCGAGAAGGCAACGCGTTGGCCCTCGCCACCTGGGCCGTTATCAGTGGGATGGTCCACCTCGCCGCGGGCCGGCTGACGGCCGCTCGCGACGCGGCGGAGTCGCTGCCGCCTCCACCGCCGACAGGCGCGACCGAGCAGGACGTGCATCGTATGCTGATCCTCGCCGAGGTGGCGGCGCACACCGATGACCGAAACTTGTTGCAGCAGATGGCCAACGAGGCACGCGATGCCCACTCCATCGGTTCAGCCGGCCAACGGCGAGCATCGGCATATGTGCTGACGCGGGCGGCGTGGTATCGCGACGACGTTCATGAGGCAGCGCGCTGGCTCGGCGACGTCAGCCTGCTGGGCACACCTCTCTTACCCCATGCATTGGTCCGGCTGATCTTGGGTGCGCGGGTGGCCTCGGCCGCCGGCGATGCCGGCTTGCGCGCCCGGGTTCTGCAGGCCGCCGAGCTGCTGGAGCGTGAACGGCCTGCGGTGCCGCTGTTGGCAGCGGTGGCCAGGTATGCGCGGGGGATCCTCGAACACGATGCCGACGGGTTGGCGGCTGCCGCGGAAGTGCTTCGTTCGTCGTCGCGGCCGCTCCTGTACGCCGGTGTCGCCGAGGATGCCGGCGACGAGTTGAGTCGCGCAAAGCGCAACGCCGAGGCGCGTGAGCAGCTCAACGCAGCGTTCGACACCTACGTCGAGTGCGAAGCGATTGGCGATGCCCGCCGTGTCGGCCGCGCGCTGCGCCGGTTGGGCGTGGAACGCCGCGTTGTCATGCGTCCGCGGGCAAGGGCCGGTTGGGACAGCCTCACCGATTCCGAACTCACGGTCGTCCGTCTGATCGCCGAAGGCGCGACCAACCGCTCGGTGGCGCAGCAACTGCACCTGTCGCCGAACACGGTGAAAACTCATCTCCACAATGCCTTCGCAAAGCTCAACATCACGTCCAGGGCTCAACTGACGCAACTCATGCGCCGTTCGGACAACACCACCGAAAATCGCGACCGCTAG
- a CDS encoding sulfite oxidase-like oxidoreductase, translating into MTIVNKGFHGRRNESARDLPPGQHLTADFPVLQAGPTPRIDLDGWRLTVQNERGAQSVWTWAQLQELPRRQLTADIHCVTSWSKLDSRWEGVSLDTLLESIDSAAEFALIGSYGGYTTNIPVADLLGGKAWIVYGYEGEPLPPAHGGPARLLVPHLYFWKSAKWVRSIELRDSDTPGFWESLGYHSYGDPWREQRYAGD; encoded by the coding sequence ATGACCATTGTGAACAAGGGTTTTCACGGCCGCCGCAATGAGTCGGCGCGTGATTTGCCGCCAGGTCAGCATCTGACTGCGGACTTTCCAGTCCTGCAGGCAGGGCCCACTCCACGCATCGACCTCGACGGTTGGCGGCTCACCGTCCAAAACGAGCGCGGCGCCCAGAGTGTGTGGACCTGGGCGCAACTGCAGGAACTTCCCCGCCGGCAGCTCACTGCCGACATTCACTGCGTCACCAGCTGGTCCAAGCTGGATTCGAGATGGGAAGGCGTGTCGCTGGACACGCTTCTCGAATCGATCGACAGCGCCGCCGAGTTCGCACTGATCGGCTCCTATGGTGGATACACCACCAACATTCCGGTCGCGGACCTGCTCGGCGGCAAGGCCTGGATCGTCTACGGCTACGAGGGCGAGCCGCTACCTCCCGCGCATGGAGGCCCGGCACGACTCCTGGTGCCGCACCTGTACTTCTGGAAATCCGCGAAGTGGGTTCGATCAATCGAACTGCGCGACAGCGACACCCCCGGATTCTGGGAGAGCCTGGGCTATCACAGCTACGGCGACCCGTGGCGGGAACAACGCTACGCGGGGGACTGA